The sequence agctgggcatggtggcacacgcctttaatcccactcgggaggcagaggcaggtggatctctgagttggaggccagcctggtctacagagcaagcttcaggacagccagggctgttatacaaagaaacactatctcaagaaaaacaaaacaacataaagaaagaataaacaggaaACACTAGGGCACCCTGAAGTGTTTCCTTCTGAAATTTGCCTCTGAAATCCTGGTCCATTAGCATGGAAACCATAAAAACACAACAGGACAGGAGCTCCTGCTCTCTAGTTCAAGAGTGggggctactcttccagaggactaggattcaattcctagcacccccatggcagcttctaaccatctataattccaggggatcccacacccccTTCTGAAGGGCATGgccacaggcatacatgcaggcaaaccacccaCACACTTAAAATCCATGAAAACCTTTTAGTTTCAGGTGCTTAGGCCTGAAAGTGGAGGGTGGTACTCTGCATTtgtgggggagatggggaggcCCCCACACTGTAACAGCACAGACCCACCAAGCAAGTTCCTACGGGGTCCAACTGCAGTCTCTCCAGCTGTCCCCCAACTCCTGCCCTGCTGCCTTGAGGTTCATGACAGCCATGGGGCTCTGGAACCCCTCGGTCCTGGTCTGAGAAGCCTTCTTGCTGTGTTTGTGgcatggaggtcagtggacaacttgaaggaaatcagttctctcctaccatgtggatcccagggatcaaacttgggtcttcagaaTTACAGGCAGTCCTTACCCATTGAGTCACTGTGCTGACATAGCACCCCAAACTCACTTTTTATGGTTGGTTGGGGAGCAAACTCAGAATCTTACACACTATGCACGAGCCCTAACTCCGAACTCCCTAAAGTGATACCCCAAAGACCCAATGATTTCTGGCCACCCCACAGCACACACCCATACCCAGTCACACTGAACTTTATGATAGTTTCCAAGGCCCAATCCACACTTCCCACCTCCCACACCGGAACTGAAGGAATTAAGACTCCTAGAAGTCACCTTCTCCAGGAAGTCCTGGGACCCCCTCACCTGAGCCAACTGCTCCCCAGTTCAGCACCGTCTCAACTGCCACTGTCTTAACTGCTGTACACCTTGTTCACTGCTAACCCGGCACCCAGTGCAGAACAGACATGAAAATATTGTTTGGCAAATGAATAAATGGTTTCAGGATTCGGAAGGGATTTAACAGCTTCCCCCAAATTTCCTGACTTCTGACTCCCAAGCAGAAACCAGAGTTCACAACTGCACCCCACAACATCTGACTGCCACCATACATGCCTGGGTTGCTCAGAGAGGGAGAGTGACTTGTGAAAGACCACACAGCATCGTAAACCCACACTCCCGAGCCATGCTCTACACACTTTCAGAATGCTCTCAGCTCTACACAGTGGGTTGCTTAGTTTCCAAGATActggcatcacacacacaaacaccccaaAGAGCTGAGAGCCTAGAATGGGTCCCTTCTCCACCCAGTCCCTAAACCACCCGCATAGACACCTGTTGCTGTTTCTCCTCCTGGGCGGTGGCCAGCATCCTGTGTCTTTGCCTTGTCAGGCCGGGTCAGCTTTTTGCCTGCAGAGTTCCGGGTGGTGTAGCAGTAGACAGAAGTGTAGCCCTGGCCGGTGAGTGGGCAGAAGCGTCGAGTGTGGGCGTGCTCCTGAGTGGCCCCACATTGGGGACACACATAATCCCTCAAGATGGGACACAGCACGCGGCCGGCCTCATCTTTCAGGACGTGGGACTGATAGATGGCCCGGGACTCACCATTGTGCTTACAGAACGAGCACAAGCGTTCAGGAGCTGTTGAGGATTCCTTGCTGGCTTTCCGGCTTTCTGGAATCGGCTTGGGCTCTGGCTTGGGGTCCAGCCTGACATTAGGCACCTCTTCCTCATGCAGAGCCCCAACCAGGCTTGCCAGACCCAGGTAATCTGTCCACAGATTGAAAGTCCCCATGACTGGGCAAAAGAGCAACTGAAGGAAAACACTGCCTGGCTCCTGCTTCTCTCCGACCCTGAAGCTAAAGCCTCTCCTGCGGCTTTTCTCTCTTGAGGGGATGTGAGAGGGTGGAGCAGGCAGGCTCTGGGGGGTCCCTCATTATCTCTGGGGGCTTCTTACATACCTGCCCAGGGGGTATATGGTGTTTGTGTGGGCTGGAGGTAGACTAGGAGCCACTGAACCCCCAGGCTTCCCAGGGTCTCCTCCCCCTCCATGTGGGAGGTCAACCCTTGCAGGCCAGCtaggtgagggggggggggatggctaAGAACACCGCCCCAGGGCCAAACACTGACATtgatttactaatttttttctcttccttcctcagggCTGGGGAAGGGTCTTGGTGGCCTTGAGTCCTTGTTAGGGCAAGTAATGCAAAATCCCAGTACTTCGGAAGGGGGCCTGTGCATGGAATGGGGACGGGGAGACAAGGGCTGGGTCCCAAGGCTCTGGCTTCACGGAGGGACTTTCATGGCCACCCCAGTGGCTGAGAACTTAGTCATGAAGCGTGgatgacagaaagaaaggagagcaggACTGCTCCTAAGGGGCTGAGGAGCTTTACTGTAGATAAAGGGACAGTATAGGCAACCTTCGGGAGAGTCTCGAGTGGATGTGACCAGCAGACTGAGCCAGGtcatgtggggagagggagagaaggaaacctGGAATGGGCGGCCAAGAggccccccaaaacaaacaaacaaaaaaagtgaaaagaccATCTAACcaaagcggcggcggcggggttATGAAGGAACCCGAAAAGCTGGGGAAAGGGCAAGCCCAGCCTGAGTGTGCCCGCCAGAAGGACCCTGTAACAGGCAGGGACTGGGGGATGCTGGAGTACTCAGCAGCCAGTGTCagctttgatatgctaatagACACCTCAGCTGTTTGTCCTCGGCTACAAAGTGGAGTTCCCAACTCTTCCTCCGACAGTTAGCTCAGCAGCCTCAAGGCTGGGGTCTGGGAGCCCCAAAGGAGGGGAAAGAGGCCCCAAGCACAGGCAGGCTGCATCCCAGCATGTGCCAGCTCTCATTTCCAACACTACCTGTCAGAGGAGGCCTCAGCCTGAGCTCGAAAAGGTGCTTGGTTGGAGGGCACCCTTCCACCCCACTAGTCCACCAGCCTACCCATCTATCTGTCACAAGCCCATCTACCATTCACCCATTCCAGAAACCTCACTGAGCAAACATCCATCCTTTCAGGAATGGTTTCTACCCACGGAGGCCCCACTTTATGATTTCCCCCAACATCTAATCCTCCAGGGTTTATTTCCTAATTCCAATCTGCCCATCAGGATCCTAGATACCAGCCCATCTCCTCAAGGGGAGCAAGAATTTGGGGCTTCTAAGGGGTCCTGTCCTTATCCCTGAGACTGCTGTATGGGCCAGCCACAGTGACATTCATCCCCCCGGTGGGTCTGACCTCCTCCTCACAACCCACCGACAACAATGAATGTTGATTGTGACCTTTGCTGTGGCCTGGGGGCGGGGATGCCAGGCTGCCTGGGGGATCTCCCAGATCTAGacggtggggatggggatggggtggaCGGCAGTTCCAGGCCTCGGGGTCCACTCAACCGTCGATGGTTTGTCTGAGCTGCCAAACTCACCGACAGGTTGAATGTTCCCCCAAACCCTTGGCACATTTCCTGGAGAACTGGAGTGGGGAGTGGCCCAGAGGCGAGGTAGGGATCATGCAGGGTGATGGAGAAGCCAGGATCCCTTTGACTCTCGTGACACCAGCCATCCGTTATTCAGCATCAACTGTCTTTTTGGAGACCCAGGAGAAGCAGCACaaatataaatcataatgtaaaaaacGTGGCCCCTGCAACAGAGGCAACAATGTCCCCGTCTTAACTCATGTACTTTCTTCAAGGGATGTCCAAAGTAGTGGACCGGACATCTCAGGGTAAATAGTTCCTGGTGAGGGCTAAgtagtgatttaaaaataaaatctaccaaAGCGGTCCTGAGGTGCAGATCCCCTCCCCCAGTAGtcagttggggaaactgaggccagaggagggacaTTTCTAACCCCCTGGGAAGTCTGGTAGCCACCAGGTTCTGGTCTGGGAGGGTCAGAGACAACTGAGCCGTCAACAAGTTCCTTTAACAATGTAGCGGCTCCTCG is a genomic window of Peromyscus maniculatus bairdii isolate BWxNUB_F1_BW_parent chromosome 5, HU_Pman_BW_mat_3.1, whole genome shotgun sequence containing:
- the Nanos3 gene encoding nanos homolog 3 isoform X2, translating into MGTFNLWTDYLGLASLVGALHEEEVPNVRLDPKPEPKPIPESRKASKESSTAPERLCSFCKHNGESRAIYQSHVLKDEAGRVLCPILRDYVCPQCGATQEHAHTRRFCPLTGQGYTSVYCYTTRNSAGKKLTRPDKAKTQDAGHRPGGETATGSLGAPRGWQCTGVSPLTLQWSSGSKSGRKPSGPSPSACSPSTTA
- the Nanos3 gene encoding nanos homolog 3 isoform X3, translated to MGTFNLWTDYLGLASLVGALHEEEVPNVRLDPKPEPKPIPESRKASKESSTAPERLCSFCKHNGESRAIYQSHVLKDEAGRVLCPILRDYVCPQCGATQEHAHTRRFCPLTGQGYTSVYCYTTRNSAGKKLTRPDKAKTQDAGHRPGGETATGSKSGRKPSGPSPSACSPSTTA
- the Nanos3 gene encoding nanos homolog 3 isoform X1 yields the protein MGTFNLWTDYLGLASLVGALHEEEVPNVRLDPKPEPKPIPESRKASKESSTAPERLCSFCKHNGESRAIYQSHVLKDEAGRVLCPILRDYVCPQCGATQEHAHTRRFCPLTGQGYTSVYCYTTRNSAGKKLTRPDKAKTQDAGHRPGGETATGSLGAPRGWQCTGVSPLTLQWSSGEDPILWKFFVVETVSPFSSGWT